One Drosophila virilis strain 15010-1051.87 chromosome 5, Dvir_AGI_RSII-ME, whole genome shotgun sequence DNA window includes the following coding sequences:
- the LOC6624969 gene encoding dynein light chain roadblock-type 1, producing MAESRRVSQKSRSSTPSAQHQAYDGDAFVQHFEKRGAREIIIMDPVGKPIRSTVSQRRTYNYASLLKPLATMARNVVRDLDPANDVTFMRLRSETHEVHVSLNTEFIVVVIQKLKRKAK from the exons atggcGGAATCGAGACGTGTAAGCCAAAAGTCACGTTCTAGTACTCCATCTGC CCAGCATCAAGCCTACGATGGCGATGCATTCGTGCAACATTTTGAAAAGCGAGGTGCACGCGAAATTATTATAATGGATCCGGTGGGCAAGCCAATCCGTTCCACAGTTAGCCAGAGGCGCACATATAATTATGCCTCTCTCCTAAAGCCGTTGGCCACAATGGCACGCAATGTGGTAAGGGATTTGGATCCGGCTAACGATGTGACCTTTATGCGTTTACGCTCCGAAACGCATGAGGTGCACGTGTCCCTCAACACGGAGTTCATAGTGGTCGTCATACAGAAACTGAAACGAAAAGCTAAATAG